In the Thermoanaerobaculia bacterium genome, CGCGCCCTCGACGGCGAGATCGAGGTCCGCGTCGTCCATGACGAGGATCGCGTTCTTCCCCCCCATCTCGAGGTGGAAGCGCTTGTTCTGCTTCGCGCACTCGACGCCGATCGCCTTGCCGACGGCGGTCGAGCCGGTGAACGAGATCACGCGGACGTCCGGGTGATGGACGAGCGGATCGCCGACCTCGGAGCCCCCGCCGGTGACCACGTTGAAGACGCCGGCCGGCAGGCCCGCCTCTTCGAATACCTTCGCGAGCTCGATCACGGAAGCCGGGGTGTCGGTCGCGGGCTTGATGACGATCGTGTTGCCGCAGATGAGCGCCGCCATCGACTTCCATGCCGGGATCGCGATCGGGAAGTTCCACGGGGTGATGAACCCGCAGACGCCGATCGAGTCCCGCACCGCCATCGCGAACTTGTTCGCGAGCTCCGAGGGGGCGGTGACGCCGAAAAGGCGCCGCCCCTCGCCGGCCGCGAGGAAGGCCATGTCGATCGCTTCCTGCACGTCGCCGCGGGTCTCCGCGAGCACCTTCCCCATCTCGCGCGTCATGAGCCGCGCGATCTCTTCCTTGCGGCGCTTGAGGATGTCGCCGGCGGCGTAGAGGATCTCGGCCCGCTTCGGCGCGGGCGTGAGACGCCAGGAACGGTAGGCGGCGCGCGCCGCGGCGACCGCGTCGTCGACGTCCTTCGCCGTCGACTTCGGATACGTCCCGACCAGATCGTCGCGGTCCGCGGGGTTTCGGTTCTCGAAGGTCCTTCCGGAAACCGAGGGGACCCATTTCCCCCCGATGAAGTTGCGGTTCTCCGTACTGCTCATTTGTGCTCGCTGACGATGGCGGGCGGCGCCGCCGGTTTCCCCGGTTCCGACGGGCGCGTCCCCTCGGAGCGCGCGCTCATGTCCACGTTGCCGCGGAAGTGCGCGCCCTCCGAAATGACGATCTTCGGGGCCCGGATGTTCCCCTCGAGCGACCCCGACGGGAGGAGCTCGACCCGCTCGTCGGCCGTCACGTCCCCCTTGACGCGCCCGGCGATCGTCACGTTCTTCGCGTGGATCTTCGCGTCGACGTGCCCGGCGCTCGAGATGACGAGGTCCTTGCGGAGCTCGATCGTCCCCTCGACGCGGCCGAGGACCTCGACGTCCTCGTCGCCGGAGATCTCCCCGATGAGCTTGATCTGGCTTCCGATCACGGTTTTTCCTCCCTTGGTCGTCGACGGAGCGGGACGGGGTGGGGCCGGGACCGGCGGTCCCGCGGGCGCCGGGGGCTTGTCGCTGGGTTTTCCGCTGAATAAGGCCATAAGAGTTCGAGTGTAGCAAAGTCGCGCCGGGTCGAACCCCGCCCAATGGGCAGGTTCGTCTCCCTTTATGATTGGCGCGTGCGCGTCCTCTTCCTCGCCGCCGAAGCCGCCCCTCTCGTCAAGGTCGGCGGCCTGGGAGACGTGGCCGGCTCCCTTCCCCGCGCGCTCGCCGCTCTCGGGATCGACGTGCGGGTCGCGATTCCCGACGCGAGGCCCCTCGAGGAACGACGCTTCGTCCCGCGCCCGGTCGCGACGTTTTCCGTCTCCGCCGCCCACGGCGACGAAGTCGCGGCGGTCTCGGAGGTGGACGTCGACGGCTTCCCCTTCCTCCTGGTCGGCGGCGCGCCGATCCCCCGTTCCGGCCGGGTGTACGGAAACGGGATCGGCGAAGACGGACCGAAGTTCGCGTTCTTCTGTCGCGCCGCTCTCGAGCTCTGCCGGCGGTCCGGCTGGAAGCCGGACCTCGTCCACGCCCACGACTCGCATGCGGCTCCGGCCGCCGCGTGGCTCTCGGAGGCTTCCGGCGACCCGTTTTTCCGCGACACCGCTTCGCTGGTGACGATCCACAACCTCCCGTACATGGGGACGGGCGCCGGCGCCGCGCTCGCCGACTACGGGATCCCCGTGGACGGGGACGGGCTTCCCGAGTGGGCGCGGGGGGCCCTGCTCCCCGTCGGGATCGCGCGCGCCGACGAGATCAGCACCGTGAGTCCCACGTACGCCCGCGAGATCCTCACTCCGGAGTACGGGTGCGGACTCGACGCGCTCCTGCGGAGCCGCGCGGACCGCCTGACGGGAATCGTCAACGGCCTCGACCTCACGGTGTGGGATCCGTCCGCGGACTCCGCCCTCGCGCGCCGCTTCGACGCCGCGCGCATCGACGCGCGCGACGAGAACCGCGACGCTCTCCGGCGCGACCTCGGCCTCGAAAGCGATCCGGCGGCGCCGCTCGTGGGAATCGTGTCCCGGCTCGACGACCAGAAGGGCTTCGACGTCGCGGCTCCCGCGCTCGCCCGGTGGCTCGCCTCGGGGGGGCAGCTCGCGGCCCTCGGGACGGGCGATCCCGCGGTCGAGAGAGGGCTCGGGGAGCTCGCCGCCGCGCATCCCTCGCGCGCCGCCGTCCGCTTCCGCTTCGATGCGGACCTCGCCCGCCGGATCTACGCGGGAGCGGACATGTTCCTCATTCCCTCCCGGTACGAGCCGTGCGGCCTCACCCAGATGATCGCGATGCGCTACGGATGCGTGCCGGTCGCGCGGGAGACGGGCGGGCTCGCCGACACGATCCGTGACGCGGCGGGAAGCGCCGGCACCGGCTTCCTCTTCCCGACGCTCGACCCGGACGCGATCTCCGGCGCCCTCGAACGCGCCCGGGCGCTCCGCGGAAACCGCCCGGCATGGCGTTCGCTCGTCCTTCGCGGAATGGCCGAAGACTTCTCCTGGACGCGCTCGGCCCGGGCCTACGATGCCCTCTACGTCCGCGCCGCCGCCCGCCGGCGGGAGACCGTCGCCCGATGAGGGCGTCGGGAACGTCGCCCCATGAAGGGCGTCGAGGATGTCGAGCCGTCCAGGGGCGCGGCACGGAAAGTTCGATGACCCGCCCGGGAGCCGCGTCCTGAAGACCCGGGCCGTCATCCTCGCCGGCGGTGAGGGTTCGCGCCTGGGCGTCCTCACGGACAAGCGCGCCAAGCCCGCCGTCCCCTTTGCCGGGAAGTATCGGATCATCGACTTCACGCTCTCCAACTGCGTGAACTCCGGGCTCTTCGACGTCATGATCCTGACGCAGTACCGCCCGCACTCGTTGAACGAGCACATCGCCGCGGGCCGCCCCTGGGATCTCGACCGCAGCTTCACCGGCGGCGTCAAGATCTACCAGCCGTATCGCGGGCGGCTCGCGACCGACTGGTACAAGGGGACGGCGGACGCCGTCTTCCAGAACCTCTCGTTCGTGGAACGCGAAACGCCCGACTTCGTCCTGATCCTCTCGGGCGACCACATCTACAAGATGAACTACGCCGAGATGATCGACTTCCACGTGTCGAACCAGGCGGATCTCACGATCGCGACCCTCGAGGTCACCCGCGAGGAGGCGACGCGGATGGGGATCCTGGGCACCGACGCGGAGGCCCGGGTGACCCAGTTCGTCGAGAAGCCCTCCGACCCGCCGGCGACGCTCGCGTCGATGGGCATCTACGTCTTCGGCGCGCCCCTCCTTTCCCGCGTGCTCCTCGAGGACGGCCGCCGGCGCGATTCGACGCACGATTTCGGCAAGGACGTGATCCCGCGCCTGATCCAGGAAGGTTTCCGCGTCCTCGCGTATCCGTTCCGCGGCTACTGGGTCGACGTCGGGACGATCGAGGCGTACTGGCGGACGCACATGGACCTCCTCCGGACGCCTCCGCCTTTCAACCTGAACGACCGTTCCTGGATCATCCGGACGGTCTCCGAGCACCAGCCGCCCGTGCGAATCCAGGATGGCGCCCTCGTCCAGGACAGCCTCGTGACCGACGGCTGCGTCATCGCGCCCGGCGCGCGGGTCGAAAACAGCATCCTCTCCCCGGGGGTCCTCGTGGGGCCGCGAGCGGTGCTCAAGGAGTCGGTCGTGCTCTCCGGGGCGGTGATCGAGAGCGGCGCCCAGCTGCGTCGGACGATCGTCGACAAGCACGTCGTGATCGGGCACCACGCGCGGATCGGAGGAATGGGGCGCGCGGGCGAGCCGCCCCTCCTGACGACGCTCGGCAAGAACGCGGTGATCCCCGAGCACGCGGTCGTGCCGGCCGGGGCCACGGCGGCCGCGGACGCGAAGGCGGTCGAGTTCGCCCCGGCGAAACCCGCGCGCGCGCCCGTCTGATATGCTCCCGCGCCGTTTGGAAACGCCTCTCCGGAAACACCCTCCCCTCCCCGCGGTCCCCGAGGCGATCGCCGCGCTCGCCGATCTCGCGTTCGATCTGCGCGCCTCCTGGCGCCCCGAGGTCGCGCGCCTCTTCGCCGGCCTCGACGGCGCGCTCTGGACGGCGACGCGCCAGAACGCGGTCGCCCTCCTCCAGCGCGTTCCGGCCCAGGTGCTCGATGCCGCCGCGAGCGACCCCGGGTACGTGGCCGCCGTCGCGGCGGTGCGGCGCGCGCTCGAGGAAGCGGACGAACGGCCGTCCCCGCTCGCTGGCGCCTGCGAGCTCGAGGAGCGCGGCGAGCGCATCGCCTATTTCTGCGCCGAGTTCGGCGTCGCGGAATGCCTCCCGATCTACGCCGGCGGCCTCGGCATCCTCGCCGGCGACACGCTCAAGTCCGCTTCCGACCTCCGCGTGCCGCTCGTCGGCGTCGGCCTCTTCTATCGAGAGGGATATTTCCGCCAGGCGCTCTCCGACGAAGGGCGGCAGGAGGAGCGCAACCCGCCCGCGGATCCGGACGCGCTCCCCCTCGCGCTCGCGATCGGCCCGGACGGGATGCCCCTCGAGATCTTCGTCGACTTTCCCGGACGGCGAGTCGGCCTGGCGGTCCGGCTCGCGCGGGTCGGAGCGACGCCTCTCGTCCTCCTCGACTCGGATCTCGAGGGAAATTCTCCCGCCGACCGCGCGATCACGCACCGCCTCTACGGCGGCGACGCCGAGAATCGGCTCCAGCAGGAGATTCTCCTCGGCATCGGCGGGATGCGCGCCCTCGACGCGCTCGGCTGGCGCCCCGCCGTCCGTCACCTCAACGAAGGACACGCGGCGTTCGCGACGCTCGAACGCATCCGCCAGCTCGTCCGCGAGGAAGGACTCCCGTTCGCCGAGGCGCGGCGCGCCGGCGCCGCGGGGAACGTCTTCACGACCCATACGCCCGTTCCCGCGGGAATCGACCTCTTTCCCCACGACCTGATCGAGCCGTATTTCGCGGACCTGGCCGCCGAGATCGGTCTCTCCACGGGCGACTTCTACGCGCTCGGCGCCGAGATCGTCGATCCGGAACGCAACCTCTTCTCGATGGCCGCCCTCGCCCTCCGCCTCAGCGCGAAGACGAACGCGGTCTCGAAGCTCCACGCGCGCGTGGCCCGCGGCCTCTGGCAGAAGATGACGCCCGAAACGCCCGTCGACGAGGTGCCGATCTTCCCGATCACGAACGGCGTGCACCGCGACACGTGGACGGATCCCGACATGCGCTTCGAGGACCCGAAGCGGGCCGATCCGCCCGAGATCTGGCGACGCCATCAGGGTCTGCGGCGCCGGCTCGTCGTGCGCTGCCGCGAGATCCTCGGAAGCGACGTTCTCGACCCGGAGGCGCTGACGATCGGCTTCGCGCGGCGCTTCGCCACGTACAAGCGCGCTCCCCTCGTCTTCACCGACCCCGACCGACTCGCGCGGCTGATTCACGCCGAGGGCCGGCCCCTCCAGTTCGTTTTCTCGGGTAAGGCGCATCCGCACGACCAGCCGGGCAAGGAGTTCGTGCATCGGATCGTCGGCTTCTCCCGGGAGGATCGCTTCCGCGGGCGCGTCGTCTTCCTCCCCGACTACGACGTCGACATCGCGCGCCTCCTCGTTTCCGGATGCGACGTCTGGCTCAACAACCCGGAGCGTCCGCTCGAGGCTTCCGGGACGTCCGGAATGAAAGCGGGGATGAACGGGGTCCTGAATCTCTCGGCGCTCGACGGCTGGTGGGACGAGGCCCCGCGCGAGGAGACGGGGTTCACCTTCGGCCTCGCGCAGGACCATCCCCCCGCCGACCTCATGGCTCAGGCGCTCTACACGGTGCTCGAAAACGAGGTGATCCCGCTCTTCTGGGAGAGAAACGGCGACGGCGTGCCGCGAGGCTGGGTGGAGAAGATGCGCGGATCGATGGACCGGATCGGCGCCCTCTTTTCCACCGACCGGATGATCGGCGAATACCTCGACGTCGCGTGGATCGGCGCCGCGCGGCGCTCGCAGCGAGGGGAGGCGGGAGCACGCGCCGCCGCCGCCGCCCGTCCCCGAAGAGATTCGGAGCTCGCCGGAAAGGAGTGAGCCCCCGATCCGCCGGCCGGACCTCGGCGGAAATCCGAATTCGAATCCCGAAACCCGGAACGCATCGATGAAGAGTCGATTTCAGGAAACGAGGCGGGTCTTGGCCGTTCCCGATTCGAATTTCGCTCCGGCTTCCGGTTTCGATATTCGAGGCTCGTCCCGATGACTCGCCGCCTCGGACTCCTCCTCCACCCGACGTCCCTTCCCGGCCGATTCGGGCGCGGGGATCTCGGACCGGAGGCGGATCGGTTCCTCGAGTGGATGCACGAAGCGGGCGCCGGGGTCTGGCAGGTGCTCCCGCTGGGGCCGTGCGGCTACGGCGACTCTCCGTACGGCGGCGCCTCGGCGTTCGCCGGAAACCGCTACCTGATCTCGCCGGAGCGGCTCGTCGCCGACGGATGGCTCGACGCCGGGGACCTCGAGACCGCTCCGCCGCCCGTCCGTCCCGATGACTCCGCCGCGTTCCGCGAAAGCCTCCTCGATCGCGCCTGGCGTCGTTTTCGGGGGAATCCCCCGCCGGATCGCCTCGCGGCCCTCGACGCGTTCCGCCGCGACGCCGCCCGGGCGCGATGGCTCCCGGACTGGGCCCTCTTCACCTCGATCAAGGCGGATCGGCGCGGCGCCCGCTGGACGGAGTGGCCCGCCCCGCTCGCGCGGCGCGAACCCGACGCGCTCGCGGAGGCCGCCCGGCGGCTCGCGGACGAGACCGCCAAGGAGGAGTTCGTGCAGTTCCTCTTCTTCACGCAATGGGACGCCGTCCGCCGGCGCGCCTTCGAGCTCTCGATCGCGGTCTTCGGCGACATGCCGATCTACGTCGCTCACGACAGCGCCGACGTCTGGACCCACCCGGAGCTGTTCGATCTCGACGACCGGGGCGAGCCGGTCGCGGTCTCGGGCGTGCCGCCCGACTACTTCAGCGCGACCGGGCAACGCTGGGGCTCGCCGCTCTACCGATGGGACCGCTGCCGGGAGCAGAAATGGGCGTGGTGGATCGACCGGTTCCGCTCGAATCTGGCGCTCGCCGACCTCGTTCGGATCGATCACTTCCGGGGATTCGCCGGATTCTGGGCGATTCCCGCGTCGGAGTCGACGGCCATCGCCGGAGAATGGCGCCGGGGGCCCGGAAGGGAGCTCTTCGATGCCGTCCGCGAAGCGGTGGGAGGAGGACTCCCCTTCGTCGCCGAGGATCTCGGGGTGATCACTTCCGACGTCGTCGACCTCCGCGACCGCCTCGGCCTTCCCGGCATGCGCGTCCTCCAGTTCGGGTTCGACGGCGACGACAGCCCTCACTTGCCGCACCGCCACGTCCCGAACTGCTTCGTCTACACCGGGACGCACGACAACGACACGGCGCGCGGCTGGCTGGACCGCGCTCCCGCCGCCGAACGGTCCCGCGCCCTCGACTACACCGGGAGCGACGGCTCCGATTTCCCCTGGAGCCTCCTCCGCACCGCGCTCGAGTCGGTCGCGGAAACCGCGATCGCGCCCCTCGCGGACGTCCTCGGCCTCGGAAGCGAAGCGCGCCTCAACACCCCCGGCAACCCGGAGGGCAACTGGAAATGGCAGGCGCCGCCCGGCGCGTTGTCGCCCGCGCTCGCGGCCCGGCTCCGGCGGTTGTGCGCCCTGACCGGGCGGGCGAGATAGATTTCGGGGTCATGACGAAGGACCGGCGCGGCGGCCTCACCTCCGACGACGTCTGGCTGCTGAACGAAGGAAGGCACTTCCGCCTGTCCGAGAAGCTCGGATCGCATCCCGATCCGGAGAGCGGCACGACGCGATTCGCGGTCCTCGCCCCCGATGCGGGCGAGGTCTCGGTCGTCGGCGATTTCAACGAATGGGACCCGGCGGCCTGTCCGCTCCAACCCGTCGGGCAGTCGGGCGTCTGGGAGGGATCGGCCGCGGCTCCCCGGGGCAGCCGGTACAAATACCGGATCGCCTCCCGCGGAACGGGGTATCGGGTGCAGAAAGCCGATCCCTTCGCGTGGATGCACGAGACCCCGCCGAACACCGCGTCGATCGTCTGGGATCTCGACTACGCGTGGCAGGACGAGGAATGGATGGCGACCCGCGGCCGCCGAAACGCCCTCGACGCGCCGATCTCGATCTACGAAGTCCACCTCGGCTCCTGGCGGCGCGGCGCCGATGGGGTCACCTACCGGGGAATCGCGGCGCCGCTCGCCGAATACGCGGCCGAATCGGGATTCACGCACGTCGAGTTCCTCCCGCTCATGGAGCACCCGTTCACCGGCTCGTGGGGATACCAGACGACCGGCTACTTCGCGCCGACGAGCCGTTTCGGCCCTCCCCAGGACCTGATGTACCTGATCGACACGCTGCACCGCGCGGGGATCGGGGTGATCCTCGACTGGGTCCCCTCCCACTTCCCGACCGACGAGCACGGCCTCGCGTTCTTCGACGGCACCCATCTCTACGAGCACGCCGATCCGCGCCAGGGATTCCACCCCGACTGGAAGAGCGCGATCTTCAATTACGCGCGCAAGGAAGTCCGGAGCTTTCTCGGATCGAGCGCCCTCTTCTGGCTCGAGCGCTACCATGCCGACGGCCTCCGCGTCGACGCGGTCGCGTCGATGCTCTACCTCGACTACTCGCGGCAGGAGGGGGAGTGGATCCCGAACGCGCACGGCGGCCGCGAGAATCTCGACGCGATCTCGCTCCTGCGCGAGATCAACACGGAGGCGTACCGGCGTTTCCCCGACGTCCAGATGATCGCGGAGGAATCGACCGCGTGGCCCGGCGTCGCGCGACCCGTCGACGCGGGCGGGCTCGGGTTCGGCCTGAAGTGGGACATGGGATGGATGAACGACACGCTCTCCTATTTCGGCCGGGACCCGATCCACCGGCGGTACCATCACGACGAGCTCACGTTCCGGCTGCTCTACGCCTTCTCCGAGAACTTCCTCCTTCCGCTCTCGCACGACGAGGTCGTGCACGGCAAGCGGTCGCTCCTCGAAAAGATGCCCGGCGACGACTGGCAGAAGTTCGCCAATCTCCGGCTGCTCTTCTCCTACCTGTTCGTCTCGGCCGGCAAGAAGCTCCTGTTCATGGGCGGCGAGCTCGGCGAGCGCCGGGAGTGGAGCCACGACGGCGAAATCGACTGGGGGCTCCGCGCGGCGCCGTGGCACGAGGGAGTCCGCCGGCTCGTCGCCGATCTCAACCGCCTCTACCGCGAGTTCCCCGCGCTCCACCGGCTCGACACGTCGCCCGAGGGGTTCGAGTGGATCGATTGCCGCGACGCGTCGCGCAGCATCCTCGCGATCCTCCGCCGCGGCGGCGTCGGACCCGAGGTCGTCGCGGTGCTGAATTTCACGCCTCTCCCGCGCGAGGACTACGCCGTCGGATTTCCTTCCCCCGGCGCGTGGCGGGAGATCTTCAACAGCGATTCGGGCCACTATGCCGGTTCGGGCATCGGCAACCTGGGGCGGATCGCCGCCGTCGCCGAGCCTCTCCACGGCCGGCCCGCGAGCGCCTCGATCACGATTCCGCCGCTCGGAGCCGTCTTCTTCGCGCCCGAGGAGTCCCCGTCGCGATGAGCGAGCGGGCGGTCTGCATCCACGGGCACTTCTACCAGCCTCCCCGCGAAGACCCGTGGACGGGGGAGATCGAAAGGCAGCCCTCCGCCGCTCCCTACCACGACTGGAACGAACGGATCACCGCGGAATGCTACGGCCCGAACACGGCGGCCCGGATCCTCGACGCGGCCGGGCGCATCGAAGCGCTCGTCGACAATTTCTCCCGGATCAGTTTCGACCTCGGGCCGACCCTCCTCTCCTGGCTCGAGGAATACGCGCCGCGGGTGTACGCCGCGATCCTCGCCGCCGACCGGGAGAGCGCCCGGAGGTTCTCCGGGCACGGGTCGGCGATCGCGCAGGCCTTTCATCACGCGATTCTCCCCCTCTCCTCGGCGCGCGACCGGCGCACCGAGGTGCTCTGGGGAATCCGCGACTTCGAATCGCGGTTCGGCCGGTCTCCGGAGGGGATGTGGCTGCCCGAGACGGCCGCCGACGTCGAGACGCTCGAGACCCTCGCGGAGCTCGGCGTCCGGTTCACCGTGCTCGCGCCGGGGCAGGCCGCGCGCGTCCGGCCGCTCGGCGGCGAGGAATGGACGGACGTCTCCGGAGAGCGCGTCGACACGACCCGGCCGTACTTCGCTCCTCTCCCGTCCGGACGCCGGATCGCGCTCTTCTTCTACGACGGAGCCCTCTCGCGGGCGATCGCCTTCGAACGCCTGCTCGACAGCGCGGACGACTTCGTGGCGCGGCTCGTCGGCGCCGGCGACCAAGGGCTCCTCCACGTCGCGACCGACGGCGAATCCTATGGTCACCACCACGCGCACGGCGACATGGCCCTCGCCGCCGCGCTCGCGCGGCTCGAGAACGGATCCACGGCCCGGCTCACGAACTACGGGGAGCACCTCGAGAGGCGGCCGCCGCAGGACGAGGTCGAGATCGTTCCCCGGAGCTCCTGGAGTTGCGCGCACGGCGTCGGCCGGTGGGAGCGCGACTGCGGCTGTCATATCGCCGGAGGCTCGCAGCTCTGGAGGGGGCCGATGCGCGCCGCGTTCGACTGGCTCCGCGACGAGCTCGCTCCGCGGTTCGAGGATCGCGCCGGAGAGCTCCTCGTCGATCCCTGGAAGGCGAGGGATGACGCCCTCGTCCTCTTTCGGGACGGCCGGCGCGGCGAAGAGGCGTTCTTCGCCTGGAACGCGCGGCGCCCTCTCACCCGCGGCGAGCGCGGCGAGGCGTTCCGTCTCCTCGATCTCCAGCGCCAGACGCTCCGGATGTACACGAGCTGCGGATGGTTCTTCGACGACGTCGCCGGTCTCGAGGCGCGGCAGGTGATCCGCTACGCCGCCCGCGCGCTCGAAATCGGCGAGGAGGTCTTCCGGGAGCCTCTCGAATCCCGCTTCCTCGAGATCCTGAGGGAAGCGCGCGGGAACGACGCCGAGCTTCCGGACGGCGCCGCCGTGTACGAGCGGTACGTCGGGTCCCCGGGGCTTCGCAATCCCGCCCACCAGGAGGCCCGGGATCCGGGGCGCGCGATGTCGCGGGCCGTCACCGGGCTCGCCGAAGGCTGCGAGAACGATCCGTCGGACGCCCCCCTCCTCGCGGTGTGGCGGAGGGTCGTCGAACTGTCCGCCGGGCTCCCGTTCCCGGTCGCCTTCTGGAACGCGCAGAACGTGTACTACCGGCTGCGGGAGAAGGCCGAGACGTCGATGCGGAAGAAGGCCGCCGCCGGAGACGCCTCCGCGGCCGAATGGCTCGCGGAATTCGGAAAACTGGGAGAGCTCCTCGGTTTCGCGCCCCGGCCATGAACCGCCCGCCGGGGTTGTGAGGGGTACCCGCCTCGGCTAGAATCCGGGGCGGGCGGGCATAGTTCAGCGGTAGAACGTCAGCTTCCCAAGCTGAATGTCGTCGGTTCGATCCCGATTGCCCGCTCCAACAATCCCATCGACTTCGCCCCCGGGCCCGTTCGCCGGGATCGTTCCGGCGAGGAATGAGGCATGGGCGGCCTTGAGGCAATTGAATCAAGCGGACGTGCCCGCTTATTGATAAATGCTCTGGAATGACGCCCTCAGGGGGCACGCCGGCGTCTGAGTAGGAGTCCCGGTTCAACGTTCGAGTTTCGATCAAAAAACGATGACCAAAAAATGGCAACTCGGTGCGCACGATCCGTCAAGATTTTTCACGGAAGCGACTGAGCGGTCTGGTCCTCGGCTCGGTCCGTGTGAAGTTAAATCGCTGCTAGCACTGTACTTCTGGACAGGGAAGGGATTTCACGTCTGATCAAAATTACGGTTGCGGGGGCGGCAGAAGGTTTGCTAGATTCTCCCCCAGCCCAGCAAGATCTTCCGAAATGCGAAGTCGCCCGGCGAGCAATCGCGAGGCGTCTTGGCATGTCAGAACGTCACGCGACCGAAGAGCCTTCGCTCGGCGCCTCACCTTCCGGATGGGTAGGCTCTTACGGTCCCATCAATGGAAAAATCTTTTTACGGGACTCGTTGTGGAGGGAGGCCGCCTACGGATTTTCGATCAATGGAAAACGATCTCAGATCGCTGATTGAGTGAGTCAACGTTCTCTTTTGGAAAGGAAGGAATGGAGATGACAGCCACCAGGCCCTGGAAAGTCCCGATCAATTTCGTCCTCACCCTTTGTACCGCGTTTCTTCTGACCGCTTCGACGGCGTTCGCCGTCGGCACCGCGGACGTTGCCGTGACGAAGAGCAACGACACGGGTGGAACCGCGGTTGCAGGCCAGACCGTGACGTACACGATCACCCTCCACAACTTCGGCCCGAACGGAGCGACCCAGATCCACATCTCGGACTCCATGGATGTGCATCTCATCAACATCGTCGCCAACGCGACGGTGCCCGACAACTGCACGATCACCAATCAGGACATCCTCTGCGACATCCAGGGAATCGGCAACAACGGCGACGACACCATCATCATCACGGCGCAGGTTGACCCCGCGACACCCGCGACCACGGTCATCCAGAACTGCGCGACGATCACCGGCGCGAACCAGACCGAC is a window encoding:
- the glgB gene encoding 1,4-alpha-glucan branching protein GlgB, with product MTKDRRGGLTSDDVWLLNEGRHFRLSEKLGSHPDPESGTTRFAVLAPDAGEVSVVGDFNEWDPAACPLQPVGQSGVWEGSAAAPRGSRYKYRIASRGTGYRVQKADPFAWMHETPPNTASIVWDLDYAWQDEEWMATRGRRNALDAPISIYEVHLGSWRRGADGVTYRGIAAPLAEYAAESGFTHVEFLPLMEHPFTGSWGYQTTGYFAPTSRFGPPQDLMYLIDTLHRAGIGVILDWVPSHFPTDEHGLAFFDGTHLYEHADPRQGFHPDWKSAIFNYARKEVRSFLGSSALFWLERYHADGLRVDAVASMLYLDYSRQEGEWIPNAHGGRENLDAISLLREINTEAYRRFPDVQMIAEESTAWPGVARPVDAGGLGFGLKWDMGWMNDTLSYFGRDPIHRRYHHDELTFRLLYAFSENFLLPLSHDEVVHGKRSLLEKMPGDDWQKFANLRLLFSYLFVSAGKKLLFMGGELGERREWSHDGEIDWGLRAAPWHEGVRRLVADLNRLYREFPALHRLDTSPEGFEWIDCRDASRSILAILRRGGVGPEVVAVLNFTPLPREDYAVGFPSPGAWREIFNSDSGHYAGSGIGNLGRIAAVAEPLHGRPASASITIPPLGAVFFAPEESPSR
- a CDS encoding DUF3536 domain-containing protein encodes the protein MSERAVCIHGHFYQPPREDPWTGEIERQPSAAPYHDWNERITAECYGPNTAARILDAAGRIEALVDNFSRISFDLGPTLLSWLEEYAPRVYAAILAADRESARRFSGHGSAIAQAFHHAILPLSSARDRRTEVLWGIRDFESRFGRSPEGMWLPETAADVETLETLAELGVRFTVLAPGQAARVRPLGGEEWTDVSGERVDTTRPYFAPLPSGRRIALFFYDGALSRAIAFERLLDSADDFVARLVGAGDQGLLHVATDGESYGHHHAHGDMALAAALARLENGSTARLTNYGEHLERRPPQDEVEIVPRSSWSCAHGVGRWERDCGCHIAGGSQLWRGPMRAAFDWLRDELAPRFEDRAGELLVDPWKARDDALVLFRDGRRGEEAFFAWNARRPLTRGERGEAFRLLDLQRQTLRMYTSCGWFFDDVAGLEARQVIRYAARALEIGEEVFREPLESRFLEILREARGNDAELPDGAAVYERYVGSPGLRNPAHQEARDPGRAMSRAVTGLAEGCENDPSDAPLLAVWRRVVELSAGLPFPVAFWNAQNVYYRLREKAETSMRKKAAAGDASAAEWLAEFGKLGELLGFAPRP